In Planifilum fulgidum, one genomic interval encodes:
- a CDS encoding response regulator transcription factor yields the protein MIRVLLVDDHEMVRLGLSAYLDTQTDIEIVGEASDGKEAVRLAAELEPDVILMDLVMEGMDGIEATREILRVTDKPKIIVLTSFVDDDKVVPALEAGALSYLLKTSQAREIAEAIRAAARGESVLASQVTGKVLSRMRRHREPEPHETLTPREMEVLKLIAEGKSNQEIADQLFIAVKTVKTHITNILSKLGVEDRTQAAIYAHRHNLVD from the coding sequence ATGATCCGGGTGCTGCTGGTGGATGATCACGAAATGGTGCGGCTGGGCTTGTCCGCCTACCTGGACACCCAGACGGATATCGAAATCGTCGGGGAAGCCTCCGACGGGAAAGAAGCGGTTCGGCTGGCGGCGGAACTTGAGCCGGACGTGATCCTGATGGATCTGGTCATGGAGGGAATGGACGGCATCGAGGCGACCCGGGAGATCTTGCGTGTGACGGACAAACCGAAGATTATCGTCCTCACCAGTTTCGTCGATGACGACAAAGTGGTGCCCGCCCTGGAAGCGGGGGCGCTCAGCTATCTGTTGAAAACCTCCCAGGCCCGGGAGATCGCGGAGGCGATCCGGGCGGCGGCGCGGGGGGAATCGGTCCTGGCCTCCCAGGTGACGGGAAAAGTGCTCTCCCGGATGCGCCGCCATCGCGAACCGGAACCCCATGAAACCCTGACCCCCCGGGAGATGGAAGTGCTGAAACTGATCGCCGAGGGAAAATCGAACCAGGAGATCGCGGATCAGCTGTTCATCGCGGTCAAGACGGTCAAGACCCACATCACCAACATCCTTTCCAAGCTGGGAGTGGAAGACCGGACCCAGGCGGCGATTTACGCCCATCGACACAACCTGGTGGATTGA
- a CDS encoding HAMP domain-containing sensor histidine kinase yields MKGNRLTRIQWRIMRFALWICLAVSALVLAAVLAYYRLDPAILWAGEPFSVPLILLVLLLVAAVGVLSGYWFGNRLKKRLENLLESALKYERGQFSHRIPPLGDDEIGRVAEHLNRMARRVEQQVASLQKLASEKAQWREQMKQAVATEERQRLARELHDAVSQQLFAISMLLSAVRENLPEDHPVHARIATAEKVAGDAQNEMRALLMQLRPATLEGKGLKEGLEELLSELEAKQPLKIDWEIGDLPDLPKGIEDHLFRIVQESLSNVLRHSRATSVTLRLTAAPRQIHLKIVDNGVGFDMNKMKRTTYGLQSIQERANEIGGVAEVISFPGKGTQVDVKIPLVVEEGEQKP; encoded by the coding sequence ATGAAAGGGAATCGATTGACCCGGATTCAGTGGCGGATCATGCGCTTTGCGCTGTGGATCTGTCTGGCGGTGTCCGCGTTGGTGCTGGCGGCCGTCCTTGCATATTACCGGCTGGATCCGGCCATCCTGTGGGCTGGCGAACCGTTTTCGGTTCCCCTGATCCTGCTGGTTTTGCTGCTGGTGGCGGCGGTGGGCGTCCTGTCCGGCTATTGGTTCGGCAACCGGCTGAAGAAGCGTCTGGAAAACCTGCTGGAATCCGCCCTCAAATACGAACGGGGGCAATTTTCCCACCGGATTCCGCCCCTGGGGGACGACGAGATCGGCCGGGTGGCCGAGCACCTGAACCGGATGGCCCGTCGGGTGGAGCAGCAGGTGGCTTCGCTGCAGAAATTGGCGTCGGAGAAGGCCCAATGGCGCGAGCAGATGAAACAGGCGGTGGCGACCGAGGAGCGGCAGCGGCTGGCGCGGGAGCTTCACGATGCGGTCAGCCAGCAGTTGTTTGCCATCTCCATGCTGCTGTCCGCCGTCCGGGAGAACCTTCCCGAGGATCATCCCGTGCACGCAAGGATCGCGACGGCGGAAAAGGTGGCGGGCGACGCGCAAAATGAGATGCGCGCCCTGCTGATGCAGCTTCGTCCGGCCACCCTGGAGGGGAAAGGGCTGAAGGAGGGACTTGAGGAGCTTTTGTCCGAGCTTGAAGCCAAACAGCCGCTGAAGATCGATTGGGAAATTGGCGATCTTCCCGACCTGCCCAAGGGGATCGAAGACCATCTGTTCCGGATTGTGCAGGAGTCGCTGTCCAATGTGCTCCGTCATTCCCGGGCCACTTCGGTGACCTTGCGGCTTACTGCCGCGCCGCGCCAGATCCATCTCAAAATTGTGGATAACGGCGTCGGCTTTGACATGAACAAGATGAAGAGAACCACCTACGGCCTGCAATCGATTCAGGAACGGGCCAACGAGATCGGCGGCGTGGCCGAGGTAATCTCTTTTCCCGGAAAGGGGACCCAGGTGGACGTGAAAATTCCGTTGGTGGTTGAAGAAGGGGAGCAGAAGCCATGA
- the liaF gene encoding cell wall-active antibiotics response protein LiaF: protein MRRFRNQAVGFALLFIGISVVVGLIDFGYALLGPLFLLGVGYIAYQHLHRWIGYFFFGLAAIAFFHGVLGINVFGFLCAAFFIYVGYCLLTDRPVPFVGRFRKRRADDPLDGNFFGEGEARGKGSDSSSSFRAEEAFGRSGGAGPARSALIGNIRMEGPFELEDLQLSHALCDVTLDLSKAVIPDGESTIVISGLIGDVDIYVPYDMPVSVVSTALMGDLKILERRHSGFGCRVYAATPGFGHAPRRVKIAVSLLIGDVDVRVL from the coding sequence GTGCGGCGGTTCCGAAACCAGGCTGTCGGGTTCGCCCTGTTGTTTATCGGGATCAGCGTCGTGGTGGGCCTGATCGATTTCGGTTATGCCCTGCTCGGGCCTTTGTTTCTGCTTGGCGTCGGATACATCGCCTATCAGCATCTTCACCGCTGGATCGGATACTTCTTTTTCGGGTTGGCGGCGATCGCCTTTTTTCACGGGGTGCTGGGCATCAACGTGTTCGGTTTTTTGTGCGCCGCATTCTTCATCTATGTGGGATACTGCCTGCTGACCGACAGGCCGGTTCCCTTCGTCGGCCGTTTTCGGAAGCGGCGGGCGGATGATCCCCTCGACGGGAATTTCTTTGGGGAAGGCGAGGCCCGGGGAAAAGGGAGCGATTCTTCATCGTCCTTCCGGGCGGAAGAAGCCTTCGGGCGGTCGGGAGGGGCGGGCCCCGCCCGCAGCGCCTTGATCGGCAATATCCGCATGGAAGGGCCCTTTGAGCTGGAGGATCTCCAGCTCTCCCACGCCCTTTGCGACGTGACCCTTGATCTGTCCAAGGCGGTCATTCCCGACGGGGAGAGCACCATCGTCATCAGCGGCCTGATCGGCGACGTGGATATTTACGTGCCCTACGACATGCCCGTTTCGGTGGTGTCGACGGCGCTCATGGGGGATCTCAAGATCCTGGAGCGCCGGCACAGCGGTTTCGGCTGCCGGGTGTACGCGGCAACCCCCGGATTCGGTCACGCTCCCCGCCGGGTGAAAATAGCCGTTTCCCTGTTGATCGGCGATGTCGATGTGAGGGTCCTATGA
- the liaG gene encoding LiaG family protein, translating into MKKLAGLFFILLGVMVFISALANSGVGRWFTLGNEATEAVSSRGIHRIEVRGSALDLRILPGDREEVSAVLRGGRKDALSVNRSGDTVSISVGKRWFHWIFMGDRLRLDLHIPRHYAHSLILDVDSGDVQFHGPSKNRPMVLEELELELDSGDVELSHLKAGRIRHRSWSGNVNARHVSAEEADWRLTSGNLRLRNYSGALGVEMTSGDLEVQMDRLAGPVEATLTSGDVSLDLPRGAGFTLDAGVTSGDIHVDFPMRMVERRERRVSGSHGSGEHPIRLRTTSGDIRIR; encoded by the coding sequence ATGAAAAAGCTGGCCGGATTGTTCTTTATCCTGCTGGGGGTGATGGTGTTTATCAGCGCCCTGGCCAACAGCGGCGTCGGCCGATGGTTCACCCTGGGAAACGAGGCGACAGAGGCGGTTTCCTCCAGGGGAATCCACCGGATCGAAGTGCGGGGTTCCGCCCTGGATCTGCGGATTCTTCCCGGCGATCGGGAAGAGGTGTCGGCGGTATTGCGCGGCGGCCGCAAGGACGCGCTGTCCGTCAACCGAAGCGGGGATACGGTTTCCATCAGTGTCGGCAAACGGTGGTTTCATTGGATTTTCATGGGGGACCGCCTCCGGCTTGACCTTCACATTCCCCGGCATTACGCCCACAGCCTGATCCTCGATGTGGATTCCGGAGATGTGCAATTTCACGGCCCGTCCAAGAATCGGCCGATGGTCTTGGAGGAGTTGGAGCTGGAACTCGACTCGGGGGACGTCGAGCTGAGCCATCTCAAGGCCGGGCGAATCCGCCACCGAAGCTGGTCGGGCAATGTCAACGCGCGGCACGTGTCGGCGGAGGAAGCGGATTGGCGCCTGACATCGGGAAATTTGCGCCTGAGAAACTATTCGGGAGCCCTCGGGGTGGAGATGACTTCCGGCGATTTGGAGGTTCAGATGGATCGGCTGGCGGGTCCGGTGGAGGCCACGCTTACGTCGGGGGACGTTTCCTTGGATTTGCCGCGGGGCGCCGGCTTCACCCTGGACGCAGGGGTGACCAGCGGTGACATCCACGTCGATTTCCCGATGAGGATGGTGGAAAGACGCGAGCGTCGCGTCAGCGGTTCCCACGGAAGCGGCGAGCATCCGATCCGGCTGCGGACGACCAGCGGCGACATCCGGATCCGGTGA
- a CDS encoding PspA/IM30 family protein, translated as MIKRVRDIVVATVHEVLDHLEDPRAMIKQYLRDVENEINKAKDAIIRHQVMAERFERQAEEALRMAARRKMQAEQALEAGEEELARKALSEMKHWEARADQYRTCADKTAGQVRELKEQLSRLEKKYQELRDKKDALIARANAAKTKQRIHTTLHKIDSESAIRGFERMEERIAQMELQANAHAGENAGGSYLAYADEVEKELAKMRSRRSGSAQSDGGQMPGN; from the coding sequence ATGATCAAACGGGTGAGGGACATTGTTGTCGCGACGGTGCATGAAGTGCTGGATCATTTGGAAGATCCGAGGGCGATGATCAAACAGTATCTCAGGGATGTGGAAAACGAGATCAACAAGGCGAAGGATGCCATCATCCGGCATCAGGTGATGGCGGAGCGCTTTGAACGGCAGGCGGAGGAGGCGCTCCGGATGGCGGCCCGTCGCAAGATGCAGGCGGAGCAGGCGCTGGAGGCAGGGGAAGAGGAGCTGGCTCGAAAAGCCCTCTCCGAAATGAAGCATTGGGAGGCCAGGGCCGACCAATACCGGACATGCGCCGACAAGACCGCCGGACAGGTTCGGGAGCTCAAGGAACAGTTGAGCCGGTTGGAGAAGAAGTATCAGGAGCTTCGGGACAAGAAGGATGCTTTGATCGCGCGGGCCAACGCGGCCAAAACCAAACAGCGCATCCACACGACTTTGCACAAGATCGATTCCGAAAGCGCGATCAGAGGTTTTGAGCGGATGGAAGAGCGGATCGCGCAGATGGAACTCCAGGCCAATGCCCATGCGGGAGAAAATGCCGGAGGCTCCTACCTTGCATATGCCGACGAAGTGGAAAAGGAACTGGCGAAGATGCGCTCCCGCCGCTCCGGATCCGCGCAGTCTGACGGAGGTCAAATGCCCGGGAATTGA
- a CDS encoding SDR family oxidoreductase, producing the protein MRGYSSYEAGGTPGTCLVIGASGRVGSRVVVRLVERGRPVRALVRPDSSIRRLAPVLSRVRLVAGDVRNPDALAEAVRGVHQVIWTAGISPLRPGRPEEIERVEVEGVRHLIEACKRESVAYITYLSCMYASQDARSALFRAKWRAEEAVRESGVSHSILRSSVIIHPGRRFYLQIPAIHWWEKAPGIPHALPSVRTSPIAVDDVASCLIDASLNPRVRGRTVEIGGPEALSPSDWIRLAGEERGKPFKEWAVPPSLAEAGLWLGSRLFPDRMPSREVFRDMVERDAVVDPETMKELFPNVSLTPVRELIRRMKEDADLPPG; encoded by the coding sequence ATGCGTGGGTACTCGTCCTACGAGGCGGGAGGAACTCCGGGAACCTGCTTGGTGATCGGCGCAAGCGGCCGGGTGGGAAGCCGGGTCGTCGTCCGGTTGGTGGAGCGGGGGCGACCGGTTCGCGCTTTGGTGCGTCCCGATTCCTCCATCCGGCGGCTGGCTCCCGTCCTTTCCCGGGTCCGGCTGGTGGCGGGAGATGTGAGAAATCCCGATGCCCTGGCCGAAGCGGTCCGGGGCGTGCACCAGGTGATCTGGACGGCGGGGATTTCTCCGCTTCGTCCCGGCAGGCCGGAGGAGATCGAACGGGTGGAGGTGGAGGGTGTCCGACACCTGATCGAAGCCTGCAAGCGGGAGTCGGTCGCCTATATCACCTACCTTTCGTGCATGTATGCGTCGCAGGACGCCCGGTCGGCCCTGTTTCGGGCGAAGTGGCGGGCGGAGGAGGCCGTCCGCGAGTCGGGCGTTTCCCATTCCATTTTGCGTTCGTCCGTCATCATTCATCCCGGCAGGAGATTCTATTTGCAAATTCCGGCCATCCACTGGTGGGAAAAGGCACCGGGGATTCCGCACGCGCTTCCTTCGGTCCGGACCAGCCCGATCGCCGTCGACGACGTGGCCTCCTGCCTGATCGACGCTTCCCTCAACCCGCGCGTTCGCGGACGGACCGTGGAGATCGGCGGGCCCGAGGCCCTTTCGCCCTCCGATTGGATCCGTTTGGCCGGCGAGGAGCGGGGGAAACCCTTCAAGGAATGGGCGGTTCCGCCCTCCTTGGCCGAGGCGGGATTGTGGCTCGGCTCCCGGCTGTTTCCCGATCGGATGCCTTCACGGGAGGTTTTTCGCGACATGGTTGAACGGGATGCCGTGGTGGATCCCGAAACCATGAAGGAGCTTTTTCCGAACGTCTCCCTGACGCCCGTCCGCGAACTGATCCGCCGGATGAAGGAGGATGCCGATCTTCCCCCCGGTTAA